Within the Rhizobium favelukesii genome, the region GCCTAGTCACCGGGCGGCTCCGACCACAATGTCACCTTCGTCCATTCGTTGGCGCCCTCTATAATATGGAAGACGGGGTTTTGATATCGTAATAGGCGTCTTCATCTGTGGGGAAGCGCTCGGCCAGACGCTGCTTGATGACCCCACAGGCGTTTCCAGCTATCCGATCGGTCCGCAAGAAATCGCGGCAAAGGAGCGGATAAAGCCGGTTGAATCGCGCTTTTTCGCAAACGTGCGCATTTGTTGCCCGTCGGTTGGTGCTACGGAAGAGCATCTTTCTCAGCTCCTCTTCAGCCAACTCAATTCCGGGGGGCAATGATCAATCACCGCCAAATTGCGTCTAAAGCCCCTCGTTCAAAAGCGGC harbors:
- a CDS encoding GrpB family protein gives rise to the protein MLFRSTNRRATNAHVCEKARFNRLYPLLCRDFLRTDRIAGNACGVIKQRLAERFPTDEDAYYDIKTPSSIL